Proteins encoded by one window of Glycine soja cultivar W05 chromosome 15, ASM419377v2, whole genome shotgun sequence:
- the LOC114386388 gene encoding uncharacterized protein At3g52155, chloroplastic-like: MHSVICNSAVSLSPYHSCRRKPNRLRAKSSLLVQKQDTQLGEPLSDSVSVSRRLILLRHAKSSWDNRSLRDHDRPLSKSGKEDAVRVSRRLQQLGWIPELILSSDAARTKETLKIMQEQVQELVEAEVHFVSSFYSIAAMDGQTAEHLQKIICRYSRDEILTIMCMGHNRGWEEAASMFSGATVELKTCNAALLETAGKSWDEAFATAGFGGWKLQGIIKPSS, translated from the exons atgCATTCTGTAATCTGCAACAGCGCCGTTTCACTTTCGCCTTACCACTCTTGTCGCCGGAAACCTAACCGATTGCGGGCCAAATCCTCTCTGCTCGTTCAGAAACAGGACACCCAACTCGGCGAGCCACTCTCCGACTCCGTCTCCGTCTCGCGCCGCCTCATTCTCCTTCGCCATGCCAAGAGTTCCTGGGATAACCGCTCTCTCCGCG accATGACCGGCCTCTGAGCAAGTCTGGGAAAGAGGATGCTGTGAGAGTTTCCCGCAGGCTCCAACAGTTGGGTTGGATTCCTGAACTTATCTTGTCTAG TGACGCAGCGCGTACTAAGGAGACACTTAAGATAATGCAGGAGCAAGTGCAGGAGCTGGTGGAAGCTGAGGTTCATTTTGTTTCTAGTTTCTATTCGATTGCAGCTATGGATGGGCAAACGGCGGAGCaccttcaaaaaattatttgtagatATTCAAGGGATGAGATACTTACTATAAT GTGCATGGGACATAATAGGGGCTGGGAAGAAGCAGCATCAATGTTTTCTGGGGCCACTGTGGAATTAAAGACGTGCAATGCTGCACTGCTCGAAACTGCTGGGAAATCTTGGGATGAG